From Paraglaciecola sp. L1A13:
AGTTGTGATGCACTCACACCAGCATTCATTAAATATGTTTCTACAGATTTAGCGCGACGCTCGCCCAAAGCAATATTATACTCTGGTGTGCCTCGGCTATCACAATGCCCTTCAACAACAATAGACTGTTGTGGATTTTTCACCAAAAATGCAGCATGTTGATCAAGCAAAGAATAATATTTTGAGCTTACGCTAGAGCGGTCAAAATCAAAATAAACAACCTGATCTTCCATCAATGCACTTTTCTCTTTTTGCATGACTTCTTCAGGGGATAGCATTGGCATAAGGTTGCCAGCTTGCACTTTCTCTTCTTCAGCTAGACGGTCAGCT
This genomic window contains:
- the pal gene encoding peptidoglycan-associated lipoprotein Pal; this translates as MQLNKIFKGITLALPIVTMVACSSGPSEEELAAESNRVAAAQSEADRLAEEEKVQAGNLMPMLSPEEVMQKEKSALMEDQVVYFDFDRSSVSSKYYSLLDQHAAFLVKNPQQSIVVEGHCDSRGTPEYNIALGERRAKSVETYLMNAGVSASQLSVVSYGEEKPINTSGSDAAFTENRRGVLVYQ